A stretch of the Coprobacillus cateniformis genome encodes the following:
- a CDS encoding PD-(D/E)XK nuclease family transposase, whose amino-acid sequence MFVCERNTEYLDAISRLKVIDDDFMRIVFKDKECLTQFLEIILERPIEIIEWHVQYDINNILGRSISIDVFVKTENHYINIEVQRDYTGANPRRARFHGSLIDASTSYPKEEWKDLPHMIIIFITEEDVLGYELPIYHVHRTIDENNQIFDDGSEIIYINASIQEDNALGRLMHDFLCSETSDMHYEFLRKRVSYFKETEGGRKEMCEIWEEIKRKGKQEGIQEGIIEGEARGEMKGMVKSIQKLMSKKGYTLEEAFNFFDIPEEERSVYIQRIIS is encoded by the coding sequence GTGTTCGTATGTGAAAGGAATACTGAATATCTGGATGCTATTTCCAGACTCAAGGTGATTGATGATGATTTCATGAGGATTGTCTTCAAGGATAAGGAGTGCCTGACTCAGTTTCTTGAGATTATCTTAGAAAGGCCTATTGAAATCATTGAATGGCATGTGCAGTATGATATCAATAATATTCTTGGAAGGTCTATCAGTATTGATGTCTTTGTCAAAACTGAAAATCATTATATCAATATTGAAGTGCAAAGAGATTATACCGGAGCCAATCCAAGACGGGCAAGATTTCATGGAAGTCTGATTGATGCCAGTACATCATATCCTAAAGAAGAATGGAAGGACTTGCCTCATATGATTATCATCTTCATAACAGAAGAGGATGTCCTAGGATATGAGCTACCGATCTATCATGTTCATAGGACAATAGATGAGAATAACCAGATATTTGATGATGGAAGTGAAATCATCTATATCAATGCAAGTATTCAGGAAGATAATGCCTTAGGGAGATTGATGCATGATTTTCTATGTAGTGAGACAAGTGATATGCATTATGAGTTTTTAAGGAAAAGAGTGAGTTATTTTAAAGAGACAGAAGGAGGGAGAAAAGAGATGTGTGAAATCTGGGAAGAGATCAAAAGAAAGGGTAAGCAAGAGGGTATTCAAGAGGGTATTATTGAAGGCGAGGCAAGAGGAGAAATGAAAGGAATGGTAAAATCAATACAAAAGTTAATGAGTAAAAAAGGATATACATTGGAAGAAGCGTTTAACTTTTTTGATATACCAGAAGAAGAACGCTCAGTATATATACAAAGAATCATTTCATAG
- a CDS encoding dUTP diphosphatase: protein MHDVAKLYEVYINRELQTTKNEILNVQRLNQKILSFLHDLAEVSQDSRCYLFWEKEEPIIHQQLLEDYLSGLTMLMSIGYELRIDSIKNYNELPIATDIYSLFFKIYHSILKVQSHYSSEDYQNTIDDYFTLGFALGIQIDEILDNYQND, encoded by the coding sequence GCATGATGTTGCAAAATTGTATGAAGTCTATATAAATCGTGAACTTCAAACAACAAAAAACGAAATTTTAAATGTACAAAGATTAAACCAAAAGATTTTATCCTTCTTACATGATTTAGCAGAGGTTTCTCAAGATTCAAGATGTTATTTATTTTGGGAAAAAGAAGAACCTATTATTCATCAACAATTGTTAGAGGACTATCTAAGCGGTTTAACAATGTTGATGTCGATAGGTTATGAATTGAGAATAGATAGTATAAAAAATTATAATGAGTTACCTATAGCTACTGATATTTATTCTTTATTTTTTAAGATTTACCATTCTATCTTAAAAGTTCAAAGTCATTATTCTAGTGAAGATTATCAAAATACAATTGACGATTATTTCACATTAGGATTTGCTCTAGGAATTCAAATAGATGAAATACTTGATAATTATCAAAACGATTAA